One Streptomyces lincolnensis genomic region harbors:
- a CDS encoding ABC transporter ATP-binding protein yields the protein MTADTGPPPPAKRWVIPALIAYSFSEAPVVTTLTAVTAVIAGAAPVGITVAIGELVNGLTSAIGQGLDTPVARECYRWIALVVVLFLLAQLAESARMALGEALGRRVTGRLNERVMMAASEPATIGHLEDPAYLDRLRRARGDGTIDMPPGEAVFGFSTRASIWVTSIGSAALLTRATWGLGLIVFAVFAVIHSRLVRNYRTAVVETMNQSKKLRRTSYLRDVPTTPGAAREVRVFGLASFFRDAYQTEWRANMTEVWRRRREHDLFVVVVVVVTGVTVASAFYYLAYQAATGEATLGDLAVGGLAVRALLQMLRADDDDLRMGFGSKAAAEAFTFPVVASPVGPDKNPWPAPATTLSCEDLRFRYGGAAGEVLHGIDLAVPAGQSLAVVGLNGAGKTTLARLLAGLDAPSEGSVRVGDTPIEDANRRSWQRQVVAVFQDFGRYELTVRDNIAFGSLPHADDEEGLRAVARQAGLLKFIEGLPSGWDTVMSSGYSGGVDASGGEWQRIAIARALFGLRHGAQLLIMDEPAASLDARAEAQLYDTFHELTAGATTIAISHRFATVRKAERVVVLDHGRIIEDGTHEDLITADGRYAELFRLQAKRFEEARS from the coding sequence ATGACCGCGGACACGGGCCCGCCGCCCCCGGCGAAGCGCTGGGTGATACCCGCCCTCATCGCGTACTCCTTCTCGGAAGCGCCGGTCGTGACCACCCTGACCGCGGTCACGGCCGTCATCGCCGGCGCGGCCCCGGTCGGTATCACCGTCGCGATCGGCGAACTGGTGAACGGGCTCACCTCGGCGATCGGCCAGGGCCTGGACACTCCGGTGGCCCGGGAGTGCTACCGCTGGATCGCCCTCGTCGTCGTGCTCTTCCTCCTCGCCCAGCTCGCCGAGTCGGCGCGGATGGCTCTGGGTGAGGCCCTCGGCCGCCGGGTCACCGGCCGGCTCAACGAGCGCGTGATGATGGCCGCCTCCGAGCCGGCGACCATCGGTCACCTGGAGGATCCCGCCTATCTCGATCGGCTCAGGCGGGCCCGGGGCGACGGCACCATCGACATGCCCCCCGGAGAAGCGGTCTTCGGCTTCTCCACCAGGGCCTCGATCTGGGTGACCAGCATCGGCTCCGCGGCACTGCTCACCCGGGCCACCTGGGGACTGGGGCTGATCGTCTTCGCCGTCTTCGCCGTGATCCACTCCCGGCTGGTCCGGAACTACCGGACGGCCGTCGTCGAGACCATGAACCAGTCGAAGAAGCTCCGCCGTACGTCGTACCTGCGGGACGTGCCGACCACACCGGGCGCGGCCAGGGAAGTGCGTGTCTTCGGCCTCGCCTCCTTCTTCCGCGATGCCTACCAGACGGAGTGGCGCGCGAACATGACGGAGGTCTGGCGGCGGCGGCGCGAGCACGACCTGTTCGTCGTGGTGGTGGTCGTGGTCACCGGCGTCACGGTCGCCTCGGCCTTCTACTACCTGGCCTACCAGGCCGCCACCGGAGAGGCGACGTTGGGCGATCTGGCGGTCGGCGGCCTGGCCGTCCGGGCCCTGCTTCAGATGCTCCGGGCGGACGACGACGACCTCCGCATGGGCTTCGGCTCGAAGGCAGCCGCCGAGGCGTTCACCTTTCCGGTCGTGGCATCACCCGTCGGGCCGGACAAGAACCCCTGGCCGGCGCCTGCCACGACCCTCTCCTGCGAGGACCTGCGCTTCCGCTACGGCGGCGCCGCGGGCGAGGTGCTGCACGGCATCGACCTCGCCGTTCCCGCGGGGCAGTCACTCGCCGTCGTCGGTCTCAACGGCGCCGGCAAGACGACGCTGGCCCGGCTTCTCGCCGGCCTGGACGCTCCGAGCGAGGGGTCCGTCCGGGTCGGGGACACCCCGATCGAGGACGCCAACCGCCGGAGCTGGCAGCGTCAAGTGGTCGCCGTCTTCCAGGACTTCGGCCGCTATGAGCTGACGGTGCGGGACAACATCGCCTTCGGTTCCCTGCCCCACGCGGACGACGAGGAGGGCCTGCGCGCCGTGGCGCGCCAGGCCGGGCTGCTGAAGTTCATCGAGGGACTTCCGAGCGGCTGGGACACGGTGATGTCCAGCGGCTACTCGGGCGGGGTCGACGCGTCGGGCGGCGAGTGGCAGCGCATCGCCATCGCCCGGGCACTGTTCGGCCTGCGGCACGGAGCACAGCTCCTGATCATGGACGAGCCGGCCGCGAGCCTCGACGCCCGCGCCGAGGCCCAGCTCTACGACACGTTCCACGAACTCACCGCGGGTGCCACCACCATCGCGATCTCGCACCGGTTCGCGACCGTCCGCAAGGCGGAGCGGGTGGTCGTGCTCGATCACGGCCGGATCATCGAAGACGGCACGCACGAGGATCTGATCACCGCGGACGGCCGGTACGCCGAGCTGTTCCGCCTACAGGCAAAGCGCTTCGAGGAGGCACGGTCTTGA